A single Chanos chanos chromosome 8, fChaCha1.1, whole genome shotgun sequence DNA region contains:
- the eaf1 gene encoding ELL-associated factor 1, with protein MNGSSNPLLDKEEHVLKLGESFEKRPKSSFHTIRYDFKPASIDTTCEGELQVGKGDEVTITLPHIPGSTPPMTVFKGNKRPYQKDCVLIINHDTGEYMLEKLSSSIQVKKTRAEGSSKIQARIEQQSVRASQPSSQFRALTKPGASAKTSPTKDNPSPEPQLDDIKRELRAEVEVIEQMSSSGSSSSSDSGSCSGSGDDSSSSDGEQEGPHPHLSPNRSSMANGIDKPQGSTQLMNTLRNDLQLSESGSDSDED; from the exons ATGAATGGAAGTTCTAATCCGCTTTTGGACAAAGAAGAACATGTCTTGAAGCTTGGAGAGAGCTTTGAGAAGAGACCAAAATCGTCGTTTCACACAATCAGAT ATGACTTTAAACCAGCCTCCATTGATACTACATGTGAGGGAGAGTTGCAAGTTGGCAAGGGTGATGAGGTCACCATCACATTACCCCATATACCA GGTTCCACACCACCAATGACAGTATTCAAAGGCAACAAAAGGCCATATCAGAAGGACTGTGTTCTGATCATCAACCATGACACTGGGGAGTACATGCTGGAGAAGTTAAGCAGCAGCATTCAGGTCAAGAAAACTAG GGCTGAGGGCAGCAGTAAGATCCAGGCACGGATAGAGCAGCAGTCAGTCAGAGCTTCTCAGCCTAGTTCACAGTTCCGGGCCCTCACCAAGCCAGGGGCGAGCGCCAAGACCTCCCCTACTAAAGACAACCCCTCTCCTGAACCCCAATTGGATGACATCAAAAGAG agttacGGGCTGAGGTGGAGGTCATTGAACAGATGAGTAGCAGTGGCAGCAGCAGCTCCTCGGACTCGGGCAGCTGTTCTGGAAGTGGAGACGACAGCTCCAGTAGCGACGGGGAACAGGAGGGTCCACACCCTCACCTGTCCCCTAACCGTAGCTCCATGGCCAACGGCATCGACAAGCCACAGGGCAGCACGCAACTAATGAACACACTGA GGAACGACCTTCAACTGAGTGAATCTGGCAGCGATAGTGATGAGGACTGA
- the cep162 gene encoding centrosomal protein of 162 kDa — translation MSRRLTKEELDEQFEQFLKESVSDDSVDLGSNSKRPSVLDNLGKSPKKPAKKSTVSVPWWLEDDDSEEGKGILSSGKTFRKSERKSQPIQEVDEEQLNERGSEDEEGREPAIFSRDSLEPEDSLVASGPGASAARLGLDTLDEEDEKGKFFANLEKEPSSTVDYTRLRRKPESGDTTSTTHQRSEQVTSKGEGRRKENDRAEGSDNDAPASPAYSEDFEEPSEKEKILQKKPERHGMLAKVSLHDSLNSTDGALPLAVGHESTGEEAGRGVWTEPRVTEEGQPGQSYVQSGVSEMEALQEAYRQISHSAEGREEHVESSRPAVQERSGSPAPSPTPERSRGTLRHASTAESDLPTAEELMRPIGLESGFTRGFFLQPVSEAAVSADTRAQSSFRMSSEESHGDAVLIGAFKGVDNELHTGMEEALASSGQREKKIAEEIQRLMQEQEDFSQQPGSTFAVKGKKRQVRFTYSTFTIKGEKRQVRFTYSTFTVKGKKRQVTGRSRPSVALPVSSKKTQVPPVGSTRTESRASPLATKPITRGKTSQAVKRPFTLTQRKPQSQRSNKTSTPSQNDTAKAADPSLRLSGDLIASVQSFAAFLQHQIERGGLQGASPQQALNQNSETSKEEEDANEEEPFSSTAPAQERSSLERMRLELAKRERELHIREEELCQQHSRELASLRQENYVLQSKLRSAEETNKRRRWSFGEASDPITEEKLRLIEKEVKEQETLIQGYHQENEKLYLQLKAMRAQSKRTEEAMLAENQRLLNELAITKDQLNKSTGERTVGNVGTGEQNYGIRELLGEIEAAQRNEARLQEEIRRLKQEKQALQVDLEMMKKDRNLAKTQLIHTSGDRDFEVKVLEDRHKEEVAELKRRLHWYAENQELLDKDAARLRAANAETQRLTEQVEKLKLEVSKRTSQEQRKVKERASDAKRIQDLERQVKEMEEIIKRRHPNSLPALIYAAASAVGVEGGGGGGGGGGKPSAAPQPPPQTVALLERRIHRLEAELEGRDEDAKRSLRAVEQQFHKIKLQYEEQISELEQQLTDKSQQVQGRSCEEWESRVQALQQELERVKEAHQSREEALRAELTSAREQLHQVQDKPQRSPSRHQRQAEAAQAYRIERLNQDLAAKSRTIQELTRTVERLQRERRTMLSAPRPERAGAETKRLPGQIKEAAAAAEKAGVETFPPTQDEKDYQPTAFSGSHISEVQLESDRLRLRLEQLELQKEQERVSLQAAVTQAEAELQRAQERHAEQLALLKANHQREMEHLLARQALEHSSSKVAELTNQLSTQEIMLHRLREQVKELQGTKESLAIYKLREETLQNQLAKLLEELKEAKEAHSPELKHFTNLERKIQAMELRYTQRERELQQVIAQTRVVVEEEQQAELERWKKLAQGKARELESFRLELDSILDVLRELQRQGVVIPVPEASSTVPPTRLAWSS, via the exons ATGTCCCGTCGCCTGACGAAAGAGGAGTTGGACGAACAGTTTGAACAATTCCTTAAGGAG TCTGTTTCTGATGACTCTGTCGATTTGGGTAGCAATTCTAAGCGGCCCAGTGTCCTTGACAACTTGGGAAAATCCCCTAAGAAGCCTGCTAAGAAGTCCACGGTATCTGTGCCCTGGTGGCTAGAGGACGATGATAGCGAGGAGGGAAAAG GAATACTATCGTCTGGAAAGACTTTCCGTAAGTCCGAAAGGAAATCTCAACCCATCCAAGAGGTGGATGAGGAGCAGCTCAATGAGCGTGGatctgaggatgaggagggtcGGGAACCAGCTATCTTCAGCAGGGACAGTCTAGAGCCAGAGG ATTCTCTGGTGGCCTCAGGTCCTGGTGCGAGTGCTGCCAGGTTGGGGCTGGACACCCTCGACGAGGAGGACGAGAAGGGCAAATTTTTCGCCAATCTTGAAAAAGAGCCTTCATCTACTGTGGATTATACCAGACTGAGAAGAAAACCGGAGTCTGGGgacaccacctccaccacccaCCAACG aagcGAACAGGTGACGTCGAAAGGAGAAGGTCGTagaaaagagaatgacagagctGAGGGCTCTGATAATGATGCTCCAG CTTCCCCTGCATACAGCGAGGATTTTGAAGAGCCAagcgagaaagaaaaaattctacaaaag AAACCTGAGAGACATGGCATGCTTGcaaaag TCTCTCTGCATGACTCTCTGAACTCGACGGATGGGGCTCTGCCCCTAGCAGTAGGTCACGAGAGCACAGGGGAGGAGGCGGGGAGAGGGGTGTGGACAGAGCCCAGAGTGACAGAGGAGGGACAACCAG GCCAATCCTACGTTCAGAGCGGGGTAAGTGAAATGGAAGCCCTACAGGAGGCATACAGACAGATCAGTCACTCTGCGGAGGGCAGGGAGGAGCACGTGGAGAGCTCCCGCCCTGCCGTTCAGGAGCGCAGCGGGAGCCCGGCTCCGTCCCCAACGCCGGAGCGCTCCCGCGGAACGCTCCGACACGCCTCCACCGCAGAGTCAG ACTTGCCCACCGCAGAAGAACTGATGCGTCCGATTGGCCTAGAGTCGGGGTTCACCCGTGGCTTTTTCCTCCAGCCCGTAAG CGAGGCAGCTGTGTCCGCAGATACCAGAGCACAGTCCTCATTCAGGATGTCCTCAGAGGAGAGCCACGGAGACGCAGTCCTGATAGGAGCTTTTAAAGGAGTGGATAATGAGCTGCACACAGGAATGGAGGAGGCATTGGCCTCCTCtggtcagagagaaaagaaaattgctgaagaaatacagagactGATGCAGGAGCAGGAGGACTTCTCGCAGCAACCGGGCAGCACTTTCGCCGTCAAAGGCAAGAAACGTCAGGTGAGATTCACCTACAGCACTTTCACCATCAAAGGCGAGAAACGTCAGGTGAGATTCACCTACAGCACTTTCACTGTCAAAGGCAAGAAACGTCAG GTTACCGGACGCTCCAGACCTTCTGTTGCTCTTCCTGTATCGTCGAAAAAGACTCAAGTTCCTCCTGTAGGAAGCACtagaacagagagcagagcgTCGCCGTTGGCAACGAAACCTATTACACGAGGCAAGACCAGCCAAGCAGTTAAGCGTCCGTTCACACTGACCCAGAGAAAGCCTCAGAGCCAAAGGTCAAACAAGACTTCAACTCCCAGTCAAAACGACACTGCCAAAG CGGCAGACCCCAGTCTGAGACTGAGCGGTGATCTCATTGCATCCGTCCAGTCTTTTGCTGCCTTCCTTCAGCACCAGATTGAAAGAGGAGGTCTCCAGGGAGCAAGTCCTCAACAAGCCCTGAACCAGAACTCTGAGACAAGT aaggaggaggaggatgcaAACGAGGAGGAGCCCTTTAGTAGTACAGCTCCAGCACAGGAGAGATCGTCTCTGGAGCGAATGCGTCTTGAGCTagccaagagagaaagagaactccACATCCGAGAGGAGGAGTTATGCCAACAGCATAGCAGAGAGCTTGCTTCTCTCAGACAAGAAAACTATGTGCTACAGAGCAAA CTGCGGAGTGCTGAGGAAACCAataagaggaggagatggagctTTGGTGAGGCCTCAGATCCAATCACAGAGGAGAAACTCAGACTCATAGAGAAAGAGGTGAAGGAGCAAGAGACTCTTATTCAGGGTTACCATCAG GAGAATGAAAAATTGTACCTGCAGCTGAAAGCCATGCGAGCTCAAAGCAAACGCACTGAAGAGGCCATGTTGGCGGAGAATCAGCGTCTCCTGAATGAACTGGCTATTACCAA GGATCAACTGAATAAGAGCACCGGTGAGAGGACTGTAGGTAATGTGGGCACTGGTGAACAGAACTATGGAATCAGAGAGCTGCTGGGAGAGATTGAGGCTGCACAG AGGAACGAGGCACGACTTCAGGAGGAAATTAGAAGACTGAAACAGGAGAAGCAAGCCCTTCAGGTGGATctggaaatgatgaaaaaagacagaaatcttGCCAAAACACAGCTGATCCATACCTCAG GCGACAGAGACTTTGAAGTGAAAGTGCTGGAGGACAGACATAAAGAGGAGGTGGCTGAACTGAAGAGGAGGCTGCACTGGTATGCTGAGAACCAAGAGCTGCTGGATAAAGATGCAGCCAGACTGAGAGCTGCcaatgcagaaacacagagactgacagaacAG GTCGAAAAGCTGAAGTTAGAAGTTAGCAAGAGAACAAGTCAGGAACAGAggaaagtaaaggagagagcCAGTGACGCAAAGAGAATTCAGGACCTGGAGCGACAG GTCAAGGAGATGGAGGAGATTATAAAGCGCAGACACCCAAACTCCCTGCCGGCTTTGATCTACGCCGCGGCTTCTGCGGTCGGagtggaggggggtggaggaggaggaggtggtggcgGCAAGCCCTCCGCGGCCCCTCAACCCCCACCTCAGACCGTGGCCCTGCTGGAGAGACGCATCCACAGGTTGGAGGCCGAGCTGGAGGGTCGTGATGAGGATGCCAAACGCAGTCTGAGAGCCGTGGAACAGCAGTTCCATAAAATCAAG CTCCAATATGAGGAGCAGATCTCAGAGTTGGAACAGCAGTTGACAGACAAAAGCCAGCAGGTACAGGGGCGTTCGTGTGAGGAGTGGGAGTCCCGAGTTCAGGCCCTGCAGCAGGAGTTAGAGCGCGTGAAGGAGGCCCACCAGAGCCGAGAGGAGGCCTTGCGGGCGGAGCTGACCTCTGCCCGGGAGCAGCTCCATCAGGTCCAAGACAAGCCCCAGCGTAGCCCCTCGCGGCACCAGCGTCAAGCGGAGGCAGCTCAGGCTTACCGCATCGAGCGTCTGAACCAGGACCTGGCCGCCAAGAGCCGCACCATCCAGGAGCTCACCCGTACCGTGGAacgcctgcagagagagagacgaaccATGCTCTCCGCCCCTAGGCCCGAACGAGCTGGCGCAGAAACCAAACGACTCCCGGGCCAGATCAAAGAAGCCGCGGCGGCGGCTGAGAAAGCGGGGGTCGAGACTTTCCCCCCCACGCAGGATGAGAAAGACTACCAGCCCACCGCCTTCTCAGGATCCCACATCTCTGAGGTACAGCTGGAGAGCGACAGATTGAGACTTAGACTGGAGCAGCTGGAGCTTCAAAAAGAGCAGGAGCGAGTCTCGCTGCAAGCTGCTGTCACACAAGCCGAAGCAGAGCTTCAAag GGCCCAGGAACGGCATGCGGAGCAGCTTGCCTTGCTTAAGGCCAACCACCAGAGGGAAATGGAGCATCTCCTTGCACGCCAGGCCCTCGAGCATTCTTCTTCTAAAGTAGCtgaactgaccaatcagctAAGCACACAAGAA ATAATGCTGCATCGTTTGCGTGAGCAAGTGAAGGAACTTCAAGGGACTAAGGAATCTTTGGCGATATACAagctgagagaggagaccctTCAGAACCAG CTGGCCAAGCTTTTGGAGGAACTGAAGGAAGCAAAAGAGGCCCACAGCCCAGAACTGAAACATTTCACCAACCTGGAGAGAAAGATCCAAGCCATGGAGCTCAGATACAcccagcgagagagagaactacaGCAG GTGATAGCTCAGACGcgggtggtggtggaggaggagcagcaggcGGAGTTGGAGCGCTGGAAGAAGCTGGCTCAGGGAAAGGCTCGAGAGCTGGAGTCTTTCCGGTTGGAGCTGGACTCCATACTGGACGTGCTCAGAGAACTCCAGAGACAAGGAGTCGTCATCCCTGTACCTGAAGCCAGCTCTACAGTTCCCCCTACGCGTCTGGCCTGGAGCTCCTGA
- the mrap2a gene encoding melanocortin-2 receptor accessory protein 2A: MSGLQSSNTTSTGLPNSDYEWRYEYYDDEEPVSFEGLKAHRYSIVIGFWVGLAVFVIFMFFVLTLLTKTGAPHPESAEPCEKHIRLTHCLEDLNRPHDLENKTCLSRPLLEESRSLFHCYVDEEEQGGGGVLSGARRSRDQQAGARSTAPDETVGLVLQSAETENRTDREAAFLAHFNIPNFVNSELSSTLGDDDLLLGEPPIIMDSESYPRSNSHVID; encoded by the exons ATGTCCGGGTTACAGTCCTCCAACACTACAAGCACTGGTCTCCCGAACTCTGATTATGAATGGAGGTACGAATATTACGACGACGAAGAGCCCGTGTCTTTTGAGGGTCTCAAAGCGCACCGAT atTCCATTGTGATCGGCTTCTGGGTGGGCCTTGCAGTCTTCgttattttcatgttctttgTTTTGACTCTTCTGACCAAGACTGGAGCCCCACATCCAGA GAGCGCAGAGCCTTGCGAGAAGCACATACGTCTCACCCACTGCCTGGAGGATTTAAATCGCCCCCATGACCTTGAAAACAAAACGTGCCTCTCGCGTCCCTTGCTGGAGGAATCGCGTTCACTCTTTCACTGCTACGTGGATGAGGAGGAACAGGGCGGGGGCGGGGTCCTGAGCGGGGCCAGAAGGAGCCGAGACCAGCAAGCCGGCGCTCGTTCCACCGCTCCTGACGAGACGGTGGGCCTGGTTCTCCAGAGCgcggagacagagaacaggacgGACAGGGAAGCCGCTTTCTTGGCCCATTTTAACATCCCCAACTTCGTGAACTCTGAATTGAGCTCCACTCTGGGTGATGACGACCTGTTATTGGGAGAGCCACCCATTATCATGGACAGTGAATCGTACCCTCGTAGTAACAGTCACGTTATTGACTAA